In one window of Azoarcus olearius DNA:
- a CDS encoding NnrS family protein: MALIPLEEPTLKRAAPKGFAPFALGFRPFYLLAASFAALAIPAWVAMLGGLFAPPMPSMWWHAHEMLFGFAVAVIVGFLFTAGRNWTGLPTPTGARLAALAGLWLAGRLAMAFGSGPWAAAVDLAFLPLAAFALARVLVKARSTRNYFLPALLVLLTLGNLAFHLAQLGLVTWDPLQAVHFGLALVVVIETAIGGRVIPMFTFNALRGIWQWRNPRLDAAAIGTTAAALVLWALQWVPVLAGGLALLAAVLQTVRCVGWNPRAALARPLLWILHLGHLWIPLGLALVAASQWGWVARSAAVHAFAIGATGGLILGMITRTALGHTGRMLEAGKLESWAYGAVLAAAAARVITLLALPALAWGGVLIAALAWALAFCLYLVRYVPILLRPRIDGKEG, translated from the coding sequence ATGGCTCTGATTCCGCTGGAAGAACCCACCTTGAAACGCGCCGCGCCGAAGGGCTTCGCCCCCTTCGCGCTCGGCTTTCGCCCGTTTTACCTGCTCGCAGCGTCGTTTGCCGCGCTCGCGATTCCTGCCTGGGTGGCGATGCTGGGCGGTCTGTTCGCGCCGCCCATGCCCTCGATGTGGTGGCATGCGCACGAAATGCTGTTCGGCTTTGCGGTGGCGGTGATCGTCGGCTTCCTGTTTACCGCCGGCCGCAACTGGACCGGGCTGCCCACACCCACCGGCGCCCGGCTGGCGGCACTCGCCGGGTTATGGCTGGCGGGCCGGCTCGCAATGGCCTTCGGCAGCGGCCCCTGGGCCGCCGCCGTCGATCTGGCCTTCCTGCCGCTTGCCGCGTTTGCGCTCGCCCGCGTGCTGGTAAAGGCGCGCAGCACGCGCAACTACTTCCTGCCGGCGCTGCTTGTGCTGCTGACGCTGGGCAATCTCGCCTTCCATCTCGCCCAGCTCGGCCTTGTCACATGGGACCCGCTGCAGGCGGTGCATTTCGGCCTCGCCCTCGTGGTCGTCATCGAAACCGCGATCGGCGGCCGGGTGATTCCGATGTTCACCTTCAATGCGCTGCGCGGCATCTGGCAGTGGCGCAATCCGCGCCTGGACGCGGCGGCGATCGGCACGACCGCCGCCGCGCTGGTGCTGTGGGCGCTGCAATGGGTCCCGGTCCTCGCCGGCGGTCTGGCGCTGCTTGCCGCGGTGCTGCAGACGGTGCGCTGCGTGGGCTGGAATCCGCGCGCGGCGCTGGCCAGACCGCTGCTGTGGATCCTCCATCTGGGCCACCTGTGGATTCCGCTCGGCTTGGCGCTCGTCGCCGCGTCGCAATGGGGGTGGGTGGCGCGCTCGGCCGCGGTTCATGCGTTCGCCATCGGCGCCACCGGAGGGCTGATCCTCGGCATGATCACCCGCACCGCGCTCGGCCACACCGGCCGCATGCTGGAAGCGGGCAAGCTGGAGAGCTGGGCCTACGGTGCGGTGCTGGCCGCGGCGGCGGCACGGGTGATCACGCTGTTGGCGCTGCCCGCGCTTGCCTGGGGCGGGGTGCTGATCGCCGCGCTCGCCTGGGCGCTGGCGTTCTGCCTGTACCTGGTGCGCTACGTGCCGATCCTGCTGCGCCCGCGCATCGACGGCAAGGAGGGGTAG
- a CDS encoding type I glyceraldehyde-3-phosphate dehydrogenase, translating to MPTDSFATPLRLAINGYGRIGRCFLRALRESGRRDAFRVVAINEPADLASIAYLTRFDSTHGRFPGRVDADEDSLLIDGERIAVSHATTPEAVDWAGLEIDLVVECSGQYGDRAGLTRFLDAGCPRLLLSHPANSAADVDATIVHGINQHLLRGNERIVSNASCTTNAVVPVLDLLHAELGLEQVLLTTLHSVMNDQPLIDGYHHSDLRRTRSAMQSIIPVSTGLARGVERLLPGLAGRVQAKAIRVPTHNVSAIDLVLALERDTDAGQVNRLLRDAAAGPYAGLLAYSDDPHASIDFNHDPHSAIVDGAQTRMNGPRLLNLMVWFDNEWGFANRMVDVAAHWLRPRA from the coding sequence TTGCCCACCGACTCCTTCGCCACCCCGCTGCGGCTCGCGATCAACGGCTACGGCCGCATCGGCCGCTGCTTCCTGCGCGCGCTGCGCGAGTCCGGGCGGCGCGACGCCTTTCGCGTGGTAGCAATCAACGAGCCTGCCGACCTCGCCAGCATCGCCTACCTCACCCGTTTCGATTCGACCCACGGCCGCTTTCCGGGCCGGGTGGATGCCGACGAGGACAGTCTGCTGATCGACGGCGAGCGGATCGCGGTGAGTCACGCCACCACGCCGGAGGCGGTGGATTGGGCCGGGCTGGAGATCGACCTGGTGGTGGAGTGCTCAGGCCAGTACGGCGACCGCGCCGGCCTTACGCGTTTTCTCGACGCGGGCTGTCCGCGCCTGCTGCTGTCCCACCCCGCGAACAGCGCCGCCGACGTAGACGCCACCATCGTCCATGGCATCAACCAGCACCTGCTGCGCGGCAACGAGCGCATCGTCTCCAACGCCTCGTGCACCACCAACGCGGTCGTACCGGTGCTCGACCTGCTGCACGCCGAACTCGGGCTGGAGCAGGTGTTGCTGACCACGCTGCACTCGGTCATGAACGACCAGCCGCTGATCGACGGCTACCACCATTCCGACCTGCGCCGCACGCGCTCGGCGATGCAGTCGATCATTCCGGTATCGACCGGGCTGGCGCGCGGCGTGGAACGCCTGCTACCGGGGCTTGCCGGGCGCGTGCAGGCCAAGGCCATCCGGGTGCCGACGCACAACGTGTCCGCGATCGACCTGGTGCTCGCGCTGGAACGCGACACCGACGCCGGTCAGGTCAACCGCCTGCTGCGCGATGCCGCCGCGGGGCCTTATGCCGGACTGCTCGCCTACAGCGACGACCCCCATGCTTCGATCGACTTCAACCACGACCCGCATTCGGCCATCGTGGATGGCGCCCAGACGCGCATGAACGGCCCGCGCCTGCTCAATCTCATGGTGTGGTTCGACAACGAATGGGGTTTCGCCAACCGCATGGTCGACGTCGCCGCCCACTGGCTACGGCCGCGCGCCTGA
- a CDS encoding LysR family transcriptional regulator yields the protein MQSLEVRLLTVFDEIYKTRSVTRAADNLGLGQPAVSIALGKLREHFGDPLFVRTSTGMEPTPLGEELVQPIRAALDALAAALGRRTAFDPSSAQRSFRICMTDISQLVLLPRLWAHLRATAPGIRIDIAHLSTETAKMLEAGEADLALGFIPQLEAGFYQQALFRQRYVCMANADHPRIRETLSLAQFEAEEHAVVSSSGTGHLILDREIARQNISRRVALAVPNFLGVAFVVEHTDLLVTIPARLAEVLAGRGRFRTFPVPFELPDYAVKQHWHERYHHDPGNRWLRRLISDLLSAPVATP from the coding sequence GTGCAGTCACTGGAGGTACGCCTGCTGACGGTGTTCGACGAGATTTACAAGACGCGCAGCGTGACCCGCGCGGCCGACAACCTGGGCCTGGGCCAGCCGGCGGTGAGCATTGCGCTGGGCAAGCTGCGCGAGCACTTCGGCGATCCGCTGTTCGTGCGCACCTCCACCGGCATGGAGCCGACGCCGCTCGGCGAGGAGCTGGTGCAGCCGATCCGTGCGGCGCTGGACGCGCTGGCCGCGGCGCTGGGCCGGCGCACCGCGTTCGATCCGTCTTCCGCGCAGCGCAGTTTCCGCATCTGCATGACCGACATCAGCCAGTTGGTGCTGCTGCCGCGGTTGTGGGCGCACCTGCGCGCCACCGCGCCGGGCATCCGGATCGACATCGCCCACCTCTCCACCGAGACGGCCAAGATGCTGGAGGCGGGTGAGGCGGACCTTGCGCTCGGCTTCATTCCGCAGCTGGAGGCCGGGTTCTACCAGCAGGCGCTGTTCCGCCAGCGCTACGTGTGCATGGCCAATGCGGACCACCCGCGGATACGCGAGACGCTGAGCCTGGCCCAGTTCGAGGCCGAGGAACATGCGGTGGTGAGCAGTTCCGGCACCGGCCACCTGATCCTCGACCGCGAGATCGCGCGCCAGAACATCAGCCGGCGGGTGGCGCTGGCGGTGCCCAACTTCCTCGGCGTCGCCTTCGTGGTGGAGCACACCGATCTGCTGGTGACGATTCCGGCCCGGCTGGCCGAAGTGCTTGCGGGGCGGGGGCGCTTCCGGACCTTTCCGGTGCCGTTCGAGCTACCGGATTACGCGGTCAAGCAGCACTGGCACGAGCGCTATCACCACGATCCCGGCAATCGCTGGCTGCGCCGGCTGATTTCGGACCTGTTGTCCGCGCCAGTGGCAACGCCCTGA
- a CDS encoding cupin domain-containing protein: MQELGRLEDLPADYRAALTAQNLVPLWPSLRAVLPPGKPGTRTTPTHWSYEALRPLLLQAGELTPIEKAERRVLVLANPGHGLEKMQASACMYLGMQLLLPKEWAPAHKHTPNAVRMIVEGSGAYTTVDGEKCPMSRGDLILTPTGLWHEHGHDGSEPVVWLDVLDLPLVYYMEASYVTEGKAQTVTAEAAERAYQRGGVVPSPVFSRTSKAYPMLRYPWADARAALVALAGAEPGIEAVQVSYVNPETGAPCENILGFSALMLRPGETLRLPARSPAMVFHQIEGGADVATDSHAFTLAEADTCCVPGFTPVTLKNRSADQPAFLFIADESPLHKKLGLYEVRP; the protein is encoded by the coding sequence ATGCAGGAGCTTGGCCGTCTGGAAGACTTGCCCGCGGATTACCGCGCCGCACTGACCGCGCAGAACCTGGTGCCGCTGTGGCCCAGCCTGCGCGCGGTGCTGCCCCCGGGCAAACCCGGCACCCGTACCACCCCCACCCACTGGTCCTACGAGGCGCTGCGCCCCCTGCTGCTGCAGGCCGGCGAGCTGACCCCGATCGAAAAGGCGGAGCGCCGCGTGCTGGTGCTCGCCAACCCCGGCCACGGGCTGGAGAAGATGCAGGCCAGCGCCTGCATGTACCTCGGCATGCAGCTGCTGCTGCCCAAGGAATGGGCGCCCGCGCACAAGCACACGCCCAACGCGGTACGCATGATCGTCGAGGGCAGCGGCGCCTACACCACGGTGGACGGCGAAAAATGCCCGATGAGCCGCGGCGACCTGATCCTGACCCCGACCGGGCTGTGGCACGAACACGGCCATGACGGCAGCGAGCCGGTGGTGTGGCTGGACGTGCTCGACCTGCCGCTGGTGTATTACATGGAAGCCTCCTACGTCACCGAAGGCAAGGCGCAGACCGTGACCGCCGAGGCGGCCGAACGGGCCTACCAGCGCGGTGGCGTGGTGCCCTCGCCGGTGTTCTCGCGCACCAGCAAGGCCTACCCGATGCTGCGCTATCCCTGGGCCGACGCGCGCGCCGCGCTGGTGGCGCTCGCCGGGGCCGAACCCGGCATCGAGGCGGTGCAGGTCAGCTACGTCAATCCGGAAACCGGCGCCCCGTGCGAAAACATCCTCGGCTTCTCGGCACTGATGCTGCGGCCCGGCGAAACCCTGCGCCTGCCGGCGCGTTCGCCGGCGATGGTGTTCCACCAGATCGAAGGCGGCGCCGACGTCGCCACCGACAGCCACGCGTTCACGCTCGCCGAGGCGGACACCTGCTGCGTGCCGGGCTTCACTCCGGTCACGCTGAAAAACCGCTCCGCCGACCAGCCAGCCTTCCTCTTCATCGCGGACGAAAGTCCGCTGCACAAGAAGCTGGGGCTGTACGAAGTGCGGCCCTGA
- a CDS encoding fumarylacetoacetate hydrolase family protein, which translates to MSQTHYLWNPSPVYSLPVKGVDARFPVKRIFCVGRNYHAHAVEMGRPVDKSTMAPFYFLKDASTLVESGATVPYPTGTSNYHYEMELVVAIGKAGFRVAEADADSLIYGYAAGLDMTRRDLQLVAREQGRPWDLGKNFEKSAVCTEIIPAAGAAVLDKGAINLQVNGETRQSADLSMLIWNIREIIADLSKFYHLEPGDLIYTGTPEGVGAVKSGDRITGHIDGVGDVALAIGAAE; encoded by the coding sequence ATGTCCCAGACCCACTACCTGTGGAACCCCTCGCCGGTCTATTCGCTGCCGGTGAAGGGCGTCGATGCCCGCTTTCCGGTCAAGCGCATCTTCTGCGTCGGCCGCAACTACCACGCCCACGCGGTGGAAATGGGCCGCCCGGTCGACAAATCGACCATGGCCCCCTTCTACTTCCTGAAGGACGCCTCCACGCTGGTGGAGTCCGGCGCCACCGTGCCCTACCCCACCGGCACCAGCAACTACCACTACGAGATGGAACTGGTGGTGGCGATCGGCAAGGCGGGCTTCCGCGTCGCCGAGGCCGATGCCGACTCGCTCATCTACGGCTATGCCGCGGGCTTGGACATGACCCGCCGCGACTTGCAGCTGGTGGCCCGCGAACAGGGCCGCCCGTGGGACCTCGGCAAGAACTTCGAGAAGTCCGCGGTCTGCACCGAGATCATCCCTGCCGCCGGCGCCGCCGTGCTCGACAAGGGCGCGATCAACCTGCAGGTCAACGGCGAGACCAGGCAGAGCGCCGACCTCTCGATGCTGATCTGGAACATCCGCGAAATCATCGCCGACCTGTCGAAGTTCTATCACCTGGAGCCGGGCGACCTGATCTACACCGGCACCCCGGAAGGCGTCGGCGCGGTCAAGAGCGGCGACCGCATCACCGGCCATATCGACGGCGTGGGCGACGTCGCGCTGGCGATCGGCGCCGCCGAGTAA
- a CDS encoding 3-hydroxybenzoate 6-monooxygenase, translating to MSEQLPVIVIGGGIGGLAAALALVRQGFSVKVLEQAAEIGEIGAGIQLGPNAFHAFDALGVGEKARGRAVYTDYMVMHDAIDEYQVGKIPTGEAFRKRFGNPYAVIHRVDVHLSLLEGAQETGKVEFITSTHVERVEQDDQGVTVIDSKGNRFRGIAVIGADGVKSVVRKQYVNDPPRVTGHVVYRAVIDKKDFPENLQWNAASIWVGPNCHLVHYPLRGGEQYNVVVTFHSRNKEEWGVTEGSPEEVQSYFQGICPKARQLIDLPKSWKRWATADREPIGQWTFGRATLLGDAAHPTTQYMAQGACMALEDAVTLGEALRVHNNDFEKAFDLYQRSRVARTARIVLSSREMGRIYHAKGVERLVRNDLWKGRSAERFYDAMEWLYGWNVDNCLARD from the coding sequence ATGAGCGAACAACTTCCCGTCATCGTCATCGGCGGTGGCATCGGCGGCCTGGCCGCCGCGCTGGCCCTGGTGCGCCAGGGCTTCTCGGTCAAAGTGCTGGAACAGGCGGCCGAGATCGGCGAGATCGGCGCCGGCATCCAGCTCGGCCCCAACGCCTTTCACGCCTTCGACGCGCTCGGCGTCGGCGAAAAGGCCCGCGGCCGCGCGGTCTACACCGACTACATGGTGATGCACGACGCGATCGACGAATACCAGGTCGGCAAGATCCCCACCGGCGAAGCCTTCCGCAAGCGCTTCGGCAACCCCTACGCGGTCATCCACCGTGTCGACGTGCACCTGTCGCTGCTCGAAGGCGCACAGGAAACCGGCAAGGTCGAGTTCATCACTTCGACCCACGTCGAACGCGTCGAGCAGGACGACCAGGGCGTCACCGTGATCGACAGCAAGGGCAACCGCTTCCGCGGCATCGCGGTGATCGGCGCCGACGGCGTCAAGTCGGTGGTGCGGAAGCAGTATGTGAACGATCCGCCGCGCGTCACCGGCCACGTGGTGTACCGCGCGGTGATCGACAAGAAGGACTTTCCCGAGAACCTGCAGTGGAACGCCGCCAGCATCTGGGTGGGCCCCAACTGCCACCTGGTGCATTACCCGCTGCGCGGCGGCGAGCAGTACAACGTGGTGGTCACCTTCCACAGCCGCAACAAGGAAGAATGGGGCGTCACCGAAGGCAGCCCGGAAGAGGTGCAGAGCTACTTCCAGGGCATCTGCCCGAAGGCCCGCCAGTTGATCGACCTGCCCAAGAGCTGGAAGCGCTGGGCCACCGCCGACCGCGAGCCGATCGGCCAATGGACCTTCGGCCGCGCCACCCTGCTCGGCGACGCCGCCCACCCCACCACCCAGTACATGGCCCAGGGCGCCTGCATGGCGCTGGAAGACGCGGTGACGCTGGGCGAAGCCCTGCGGGTGCACAACAACGACTTCGAAAAGGCTTTCGACCTCTACCAGCGTTCGCGCGTCGCCCGCACCGCGCGCATCGTGCTGTCCTCGCGCGAGATGGGCCGCATCTACCACGCCAAGGGCGTGGAGCGCCTGGTGCGCAACGACCTGTGGAAAGGCCGCTCGGCAGAGCGCTTCTACGACGCGATGGAGTGGCTGTACGGCTGGAACGTCGACAACTGCCTCGCCAGGGACTGA
- the maiA gene encoding maleylacetoacetate isomerase, producing MKLYNFFRSGTSHRLRIALNLKGIQYDYVPVDLRTEEHLGAAFKAVNPQQLVPALVDGDLTLIQSPAIIEWLEERHPNPPLLPSDPDDRAHVRAMAAIVGCDIHPINNRRILEYLRKQLGQDEKAVLAWCANWIDAGFAALEALLAADTRRGRFCFGDAPGLAEVYLIPQVESARRFNVDLSPYPNILAIDAACAELDAFRRAAPARQPDAPA from the coding sequence ATGAAGCTGTACAACTTCTTTCGCAGCGGCACCTCGCACCGCCTGCGCATCGCCCTCAACCTGAAGGGCATCCAATACGACTACGTGCCGGTCGATCTGCGCACCGAGGAACACCTCGGCGCCGCCTTCAAGGCGGTTAATCCGCAGCAGCTGGTGCCGGCGCTGGTCGATGGCGACCTGACGCTGATCCAGTCGCCCGCGATCATCGAATGGCTGGAGGAGCGCCACCCCAACCCGCCGCTGCTGCCGTCAGACCCGGACGATCGCGCCCATGTGCGCGCGATGGCGGCCATCGTCGGCTGCGACATCCACCCGATCAATAACCGCCGCATCCTCGAATACCTGCGCAAGCAGCTCGGGCAGGACGAAAAGGCGGTGCTCGCGTGGTGCGCCAACTGGATCGACGCCGGCTTTGCGGCACTGGAGGCGCTGCTCGCTGCCGATACCCGCCGCGGCCGCTTCTGCTTTGGTGATGCGCCGGGGCTGGCCGAGGTCTATCTGATCCCGCAGGTGGAAAGCGCGCGGCGCTTCAACGTGGATCTCTCCCCCTATCCCAACATCCTCGCCATCGACGCGGCCTGCGCCGAACTCGACGCCTTCCGCCGCGCCGCGCCCGCGCGCCAGCCCGACGCACCCGCCTGA
- a CDS encoding TRAP transporter substrate-binding protein produces MRKSLITTLKTAAAAGLCALAFGAGSASAQALKLGHITPPSHVWHQVSEKIAADLEKASGGKMKTALSPLQKLGNEAQMINLMQAGAMQFGVFTVGGLSNREESFLAWSLPYTFRDVEHATRAAASPAAQEMLKRLEAHGMVGLGYAFAGMRHVLSLEPVKSPKDLANKKIRSFPSPIYNDWWTANGAAPTALPLSEVAPSLTTKLLDAVDVDLDALVGLKFHQQAPNLTLTNHMAFPAAIVVSKKWWDARTDAERAMIRKVVADAETWGYKTAIEADKSNLEKAKADGAKVIEADLKAFQAVGGPVRDKYTGKNPLIADFYKQSQGL; encoded by the coding sequence ATGAGAAAGAGCCTGATCACCACCCTCAAGACCGCCGCGGCCGCCGGCCTGTGCGCACTTGCTTTCGGCGCCGGCAGCGCCTCGGCGCAGGCGCTCAAGCTGGGCCACATCACCCCGCCCAGCCACGTCTGGCATCAGGTGTCGGAAAAGATCGCCGCCGACCTCGAAAAAGCCTCCGGCGGCAAGATGAAGACCGCGCTCAGCCCGTTGCAGAAGCTGGGCAACGAGGCCCAGATGATCAACCTGATGCAGGCCGGCGCGATGCAGTTCGGCGTGTTCACCGTGGGCGGCCTGTCCAACCGCGAGGAATCCTTCCTGGCCTGGTCGCTGCCCTACACCTTCCGCGACGTCGAGCACGCCACCCGCGCGGCGGCCTCGCCCGCCGCGCAGGAAATGCTGAAGCGGCTGGAAGCGCACGGCATGGTCGGCCTCGGCTACGCCTTCGCCGGCATGCGCCACGTGCTGTCGCTGGAGCCGGTGAAGTCGCCCAAGGACCTCGCCAACAAGAAGATCCGCTCCTTCCCCAGCCCGATCTACAACGACTGGTGGACCGCCAACGGCGCCGCCCCCACCGCGCTGCCGCTGTCCGAAGTGGCGCCCTCGCTGACCACCAAGCTGCTCGACGCGGTGGACGTGGACCTCGATGCGCTGGTCGGACTCAAGTTCCACCAGCAGGCGCCCAACCTCACGCTCACCAACCACATGGCCTTCCCGGCCGCGATCGTGGTGTCGAAGAAGTGGTGGGATGCGCGCACCGATGCCGAGCGCGCCATGATCCGCAAGGTGGTCGCCGACGCCGAAACCTGGGGCTACAAGACCGCGATCGAGGCCGACAAGAGCAATCTGGAGAAGGCCAAGGCCGACGGCGCCAAGGTGATCGAAGCCGACCTCAAGGCCTTCCAGGCGGTGGGCGGCCCGGTGCGCGACAAGTACACCGGCAAGAACCCGCTGATCGCCGACTTCTACAAGCAGTCGCAGGGGCTGTAA